A genomic region of Cytophagia bacterium CHB2 contains the following coding sequences:
- a CDS encoding MBL fold metallo-hydrolase, giving the protein MQEGFNSGPQSRLKHTPPKRGVARQRAQKLCTERAEKISAIFLKCKHRFSPGKICNRRESLLELSLLRYGNVMFVCDKTIRLLNSRVTFDAASRQESCCVSHAHADHARPHQLTYATPATAALMQARLGRLRIESAPFGHPIEIDQYRISFHPAGHILGSAQILAEHQGQRLLYTGDFNLQESATAEKLEIVSADILIMECTYGHPRYQFPARAELIDRLCGWIHAALKNGRIPVVIGYALGKSQEAMKILADNGFQLCAHGSIMKLVRVYEKFGHDFGTVEPLRGSSILEGKVVVVPRRAELTRVINRIPNKRTLFLSGWAIHEGFKYRCGVDEAIPLSDHADFKGLLEFVRRVNPKKIFITHGPANFAVYLRQLGYDAQPLRAVKQGELF; this is encoded by the coding sequence ATGCAGGAAGGCTTCAACAGCGGACCGCAATCCAGATTAAAGCATACCCCGCCGAAACGGGGGGTGGCCCGACAAAGGGCGCAAAAACTGTGTACAGAACGTGCGGAAAAGATAAGTGCTATTTTTTTGAAATGCAAGCACAGATTTTCGCCTGGAAAAATTTGTAATCGCCGTGAAAGCTTGTTAGAATTGAGCTTACTCCGTTATGGAAACGTCATGTTTGTTTGCGACAAAACTATTCGCCTGCTGAACTCGCGGGTGACGTTCGATGCTGCCTCGCGCCAGGAATCGTGCTGCGTTTCGCACGCCCACGCCGACCATGCGCGGCCGCATCAACTAACCTATGCCACGCCGGCGACGGCAGCTTTGATGCAGGCGCGCTTGGGGCGTTTGCGCATCGAGTCCGCGCCCTTCGGCCATCCCATTGAAATCGATCAGTATCGCATTTCATTTCATCCCGCCGGTCACATTCTGGGCTCGGCGCAGATCCTCGCCGAGCACCAGGGCCAGCGTTTGCTTTATACCGGCGACTTCAATTTGCAGGAAAGCGCAACGGCGGAGAAGCTTGAAATCGTCTCCGCAGATATCTTGATTATGGAATGTACCTATGGCCATCCGCGTTATCAATTCCCCGCGCGCGCCGAATTGATTGACCGGTTGTGCGGGTGGATTCACGCCGCATTGAAAAACGGTAGGATACCGGTGGTGATAGGATATGCCCTGGGTAAATCCCAGGAAGCAATGAAGATTCTCGCTGACAACGGATTCCAACTATGTGCTCATGGATCAATTATGAAGCTGGTAAGAGTCTATGAGAAGTTTGGACACGATTTCGGAACAGTCGAGCCGCTGCGAGGGAGTTCTATTTTGGAAGGAAAAGTTGTTGTCGTGCCGCGCCGTGCAGAGTTGACGCGGGTGATCAACCGCATCCCCAACAAGCGCACGCTGTTTCTGTCCGGATGGGCGATACACGAGGGCTTCAAATATCGCTGCGGTGTTGATGAGGCAATCCCTCTTTCCGATCACGCGGATTTTAAAGGGCTGCTGGAATTCGTGCGGCGCGTCAATCCCAAGAAAATTTTCATCACGCACGGCCCGGCAAATTTTGCGGTATATCTGCGCCAGCTCGGCTACGACGCACAGCCGTTGCGCGCGGTGAAACAGGGCGAGTTGTTTTGA
- a CDS encoding nucleotidyltransferase domain-containing protein, translated as MREIASQCATHLAQHYDVEAVYLFGSLAGGRPIHERSDIDLAIAGLPAKRYFSALKELWSFLPPDAELDLVPLEDARPPLREIILREGNLLYERQWLSPAQD; from the coding sequence ATGCGGGAAATCGCTTCACAATGCGCCACGCATTTGGCGCAGCATTATGACGTCGAGGCCGTTTATCTCTTCGGCTCGCTCGCGGGCGGCCGGCCCATTCATGAGCGCTCGGATATTGATTTGGCGATAGCTGGCCTGCCGGCAAAACGATACTTCTCCGCCCTAAAAGAGCTTTGGAGTTTTTTACCGCCTGATGCTGAGCTTGATTTAGTGCCTCTCGAAGATGCGCGGCCTCCGCTTCGAGAAATAATCTTACGAGAAGGAAATTTGCTCTATGAAAGGCAATGGCTTTCGCCTGCTCAAGACTGA
- a CDS encoding RNA polymerase sigma factor has product MVENPKISNAEREFAELIAAHQRDLVNLAYRFVGNVEDAKDLAQWAFARLWLHRENLKAGREGFYYLRRVLVNLCIDHLRRREPVKEDLSASEDALLELAPDPLQALEMQEWQALLARSIAQLKPKQKATIILRDLEGYSVAETAALLSCTENNVLCNLHLARKNVKQKMQQWLSPHELLS; this is encoded by the coding sequence ATTGTAGAGAATCCCAAAATCTCAAACGCCGAGCGCGAATTCGCCGAATTGATCGCCGCGCATCAACGGGATCTGGTGAACCTGGCCTATCGCTTCGTGGGAAATGTCGAAGACGCCAAAGACCTGGCCCAATGGGCCTTTGCCCGGCTTTGGCTGCACCGCGAGAATCTAAAAGCCGGGCGGGAAGGGTTTTATTATCTGCGCCGCGTTTTGGTGAATCTTTGTATCGATCATTTGCGCCGGCGCGAGCCGGTGAAAGAAGATCTGTCTGCCTCGGAAGATGCGCTGCTCGAGCTTGCGCCGGATCCGCTGCAAGCGCTCGAGATGCAGGAATGGCAGGCCCTGCTGGCGCGCAGCATCGCTCAACTCAAACCCAAACAAAAGGCCACGATCATTTTGCGCGATCTTGAAGGGTATTCCGTCGCCGAAACCGCCGCGCTGCTGTCATGCACAGAGAACAACGTGTTGTGCAATCTTCATCTGGCGCGCAAAAATGTAAAACAAAAAATGCAACAATGGTTATCGCCACATGAACTCCTGTCGTGA